In the Platichthys flesus chromosome 14, fPlaFle2.1, whole genome shotgun sequence genome, GGTCGTTACTGTTTTATTTGTGCGGTATGAACCTAAATGCATCAGACAAGTAATTGGCTGTTTTAATTTGCCAAATATAACATTAGTCTTAACACAATGGCTATAAAGTTTGACCTCCGCTGTCTTAAAACCAACCACGCTTATGTTTCCTAAGCGTCACCTTTCAGAAGCTAACATGGCAGAAAGTTATAGCAGAAATTAACTCATACTTTATGTGTCTCTGAGTGGTTGAGGTTTGAAAGTGCTTTTTTCTGACAGTCCGTGAACGCAGCCGCGCCGGTGTGCTCGGTGTGGGATGCTATCAGCGCTGCAGCGTTTTATGAATGAGTTAGTGTCGGGCCTCCGGTAAACACCGAGCCCAGCGGAGTCAAATATTAACTGATTTTATAACACTGTGAATATTAATCTGCTTTGGCTTCTCTtcagcctcctgctctgcttctctctgggcTATTCCAGCGTATCAGCACCGTAACGTTATGCTAGCCGAGCAATGAtgagctagctagctagctagcatcTTTAGTTGATGTGGGCACAACTGACCTAAATGGGTAGAAAACCAAGAAAGTTCCGTTTCCAGCAAAGTTCAAACCGCTTGTGTTAAGTTGTTTTCACAATATTTTCACAATGGATATCAATTTTTACTCGGATCTGTCGGATGGCTGTGCTCAAAATGTTGACACGGAGTTTTTGGACAGTCAAGGATATGGAGGATACTCTGAGGACAACAAGGTAACGCTAGTGTTTACTAATGGGTATGCTAAAGATGCTAATTGATGTAAATGCTAACCGTGTGGTTCAGTTTGCAGAGGGCAACGACAGTTACCTGACCATCAGTGGAGCGGGTCACCCATTCCTCTCAGCCGAGGCGAGTCACTTCATTCAGGCATCACTGCAGTGCAACTTTATTATACTGATCTGTGGATGTGTTTCACTTCACTCATATCTGACCCACttgtccctcttcttctccacatgCAGCAAACATACCATACTCCCAGTCTCGGCGATGAGGTGTTTGAGATCCCACCCATCTCCCTGGATCCAGACCCAGCTCTGGGCATCAGTGAGTTTGAGTTGACAGACGGGTCAGACGGAGCCGGGGGACCCTCTGGCTCCCGCAGCCTCGTCAGCAACCTGGTGGTTGAGGCCAACGACCCCTCCTTCGCCTCCACCTTCGTGAACTCTGGGTCTCAAGGCCTGGAGCAGTTGAACCTCGGGGGAATGGGTCAGGTCGGAGTAGGGGGCCTGCTGAGCTCCTCTGCCTTGGTGAGTGTTCCACCAGTAGACGCTCACACAAAATACTGCTGGATGTGTTTAAGTAACCCAGTTCAGACATGCTGGTAACGTCCATCATGAGTGATCCGATCACTGGGGGTCAGTGCTAAGTTCAGGTCTGAATGCACCCAATGTgtcctgagatctgatcacttaaaatgaatgatccttctctttcttcatagctgcgcactttcattcattcagtcctTTGTGACTCCGCTcgctttcttctctcttccttcatctctctctctctctctctctctctctctctctctcactcgcacAGATACACAGTGACAATGGACACACTTAATCTACAAATTATTatatcatttattatttgtcCACACAAATGACTGTCATGATTATTAGCACACAGAGCTGTGAAAATGTCCTATGTAAGTTGTTCATGAAAGCAGTTAAGAGTTTAGATTAAccatttgtttccttttctctctgcaggaacTTGGAAATTCCGGTGGTTCACATTTCAGCAGCTCATCCCCTATGACCATTGACGTACAGCTAGGTGACATCGCTCATGGTCTTTTAGGAAGTCATTTGACGACAATTAACCAATCGGAGCTGGCGCTGGGTCTGGGTGAGAACATCGGGCATCATTCAGAGAGACCTGAGCAGCCGCTGTCAGCAACACCATCTCCAGCTGGTTCCCTGCAGGATGAAGACATGGATGACTTCAAGGTCAGTGGTCAAACCTGTGCTGGCCAAGGTCACTGTTAAGCTGCTTtcggacatgcactgaactccagaatATCTCTAgtggctgtatgtgagaacacaaatgtccaagcCTGTTGCTGCAGAAATAATCCAGAGTTCCTCTTGCAAACCCCTACATTTAAACTCTGGGTAATCTCTGAATGatcccatgtgagaatacatgTGGAGATCCTCCAGAGTTGACGAGCTTGTTAATGACCTTTCCAACAcagtgaaaaactgaaaaatgtcagGATGGAAATGAGCAGACGGAGACGAAGAAAACTTGGAAAGAGAACAAGTTGGAGAGtatcgtgggggggggggttgtaccCCCAAACTAGAGATTTAGGTGACTAAATTTGGACATGCGTTGTACTTAAGATTTACGGACCCTTCTTTTACCATTCCATAAGCGGGTCAAAGAACGTTCAGAGAAGGGAGGAAACTAACAGAACACATCTGGAATAGAATTAAATAGTCTGAGCATAAGGCGTCATAGATGTAAAtgtcattatgttttataaCCATGCTCAAAAGATCTCTCAGCTGAATATACGACAAGAGCTTTTGTTGATACTGGACGCTGGTGCTGATggaatggaaataaaaacatgtgatctctgcagcagaatgtaTAGATTACTTCTTGCCTCCTGCATACGCTGACAGCTCTTGTCTTAACGTTCTGGAGACTTTTCTGgtgttgtgaatgcgtctgacccacaaatctgctgctgctttcttcatGTGTGAGAAGCAAACTCCAGAGAGAGTCTGGACCGTATTATCTGGGCGTTTTTACGGAGTTCTTGTCTGAAAAACGGCTTTTGTCATTTCATCCAGTCTTGTGTAACCTTATTGCTGCAGCTAATATGTGCCCTCTTTTCTCCCCTGCTTTCCCCCTCCTTACTCAGAGGAGTGTACTGGTGGACTCCCCCAtgtgtctctcctcttcctccgtcctCTCCCACATGTCCTCCCACTCAGCTCTCACTTCCTCCATGTCCCTGGCCAAAGGCAGGAGGGGCGGGGGGAAGCCGACCACACTGGCCTCGATGAGTGTGGCCTTGGGCGTAAAAAAAGGACGGAAGAAGAAAGATCCAAATGAGCCGCAGAAGCCCGTTTCAGCCTATGCCTTgttcttcagagacacacaggctgCCATTAAGGGCCAGAACCCCAACGCCTCTTTTGGAGAGGTGTCGAAGATCGTGGCCTCCATGTGGGACAGCCTTGCTGAGGAGCAGAAACAGGTAGAAGCAGACATTATGATTAACAGTATATTAATATCCCACATCCATCTTTAAGGGAGAAAAACTGTGACTGACTTATTTCAAACACGGGTAATTGTTTTGTCTGCACTAGGTGTacaagagaaagacagaagcaGCCAAAAGGGACTATTTGAAAGCGCTGGCAGCTTACAAAGCCAACCAGCTCTCACAGGTAACATCATGTTGTACTTCAGAGAAAACTGTTACTTGCTGTAGGGGATTTGAGTTCATATGGATTTTTTAACTGCTATGCCCCAAATGATTTCAGCCTGCCATTGAGGACATGGAAACTTCCCCGTCACCACCTTCACCTGCCATTCGCACAACACCTACAGcctcgccctctgctggtcaccaGCCAATGCGCCCAGCGAACAGCAACCTGGAAGAGAACACTATCACCAACATTTGTGCCTCCAACATTATTCTTGACGTCCCAGAGAGGGCCACACGATCCCGCACAGGGGCAAACAAAGCCTTGTCTccggcagcagctccaccaccaGCCCAGACCGTCACCAAGATCATCATCCCAAAACACATCCTGCAGGCGGGGGGCCACGTTGTAACCATGTTGCCAGGAGGGCTCCGCACATTGCAGCCCACAATGGTAGTGTCGAGTGGCTCTCGTCAGCCACCGCCATTGCAGCAGATGCAGAatgctcctccaccaccacggCTCCAGCAAATGGCGCCAGCACCGCCACCATTACAAGCCAAGCCTCGCGAGGGGAACGCCCTTACAGGTGTCCCGGTGTCTGTCACGGctacacctccacctccactccaGATAAAAATTGTTCCTGCCTCTTTGCAGGGCAAAGAAACCCTTCCAATTATTGTCCCTAATATTGTGTCTGCATCATCTGCTGTGACCTCGTCCTCCCATTCTGCACCTGTTGTGTCGGTGCAGGTGGTGAACTCAGCTGACGTGTCGGTGAGTCCAGATGAGGAAGAAGTTACAGAAGTTCTGCCCTCAGAAGAGGTAAAACTTCTGATTTCATTGCTATGTTTTGTGTCGGCTTCACTTCATCCACCTtttgttaatgttaaatgtttcatTCCTGGAAGCTGgttaataaataatgattatttTGTCCTTTCCCCCCCTCACAAGTTAGACTGTTAATTTTGATCTATCCTACTTACAGCTTGACGATATGGCCCAAAATGATATCAAgattaaatgtttatatcagTACATTTTGATGATTATCACGATAAGTTTATAGACTGacttttgctcctgagtgaatgTTGTGATTTTAAAGTCTTCTTcgtgagcagagaatgacattTATGAACATGAAAAATTTGGTAGATCAGTTATATGTTATAGCTCCTCACTGATTGGTTGATATTATTTTGTTGCCCAGCCCCACTCCTTGAAcattacatgtttgtttgtgttactgcaTTGAATCAGAAATTAGGATTATTTTTCCCTTTACTACCTTTTCAACTTGCCTGATTTCAAAATCAATTGCaacatttaacttaaaaaacacaacctctgagGCCTCATGCATCCTTCCAACACATTTTCAATTGCAAAATGTAACAGGTTTCATGGGACTCATCTGTGATTGTGAAATTGTGACAAGTGATATTTGGTTAAACAACCTGTATGTAAAAGGTGCACCAATATTAATCTATAAATATTCAGGGGAAGGAAACAGGATAAATTCTAAGGCACTGAATTGAGATACGACACAAAGAATAGGGAACAGATTCTGTTGCCTGGATGTCTCGAACATTTGTTCAAGACATTTGTTCTGGAGTAGTAAGAAGTGCCTctactaaataaatacaaaaactgtTTATAAAATTGCAGGTGCTGATATTTATGATGCTCTTCTAATTTTTCCCTCCTGTTCTCAGGATGAGATGGAGGTGAATGGATCCATCGGTGCAGCCTCCATGAATAGTAGGTGTATGAGGGTGGGCTGTAACAACCCAGCAGTGGAGAGTGACGACTGGGACCGGGAGTACTGCAGCAACGAGTGTTTGGCCACTCATTGCAGGTGTGTAGAGCTTTTACAGGTGTAATGATGAATAAtacaattgtttgagtgacaTTATAGCCAACAAGTTATGAAAAGTTAGAAAATGTACTTGTGCCACAACAACACCAGGTTGTGATCTGTCCCAACATATGTTTCAACACTGTACACCCAAGTTACATTGTGCAATTCcaggcctccagggggcgctgtggcaaTGAAGTACATAACATACTCCCTACTTTAAGTTTGTGTACcatcaaaataattatgaagaagtgttttttttaagttttttgaAAGATAGTACTGCATTAACTttgcatttttctgtttttcagagaGATATTCAATGCATGGTTCTCCATCAGGAATCACAACATGGGAACAGTGAAGTAAAGAGCCAACGTAGATCATTAAGAGGCAGAACTGGtgtcaaaaaacatttttcaaaaatttCAACCATGCATTTCACTACAGCTACAACATGTCATAATTATCGCACTATTCTGTTTATGTCCTATAGGTTTGACAGTTGCTGATATGACAGCTGGTATTTTTGTCACTCTAGCTATGGAAACATCGGGTTGTGGATAATGAAATTGTGCTATGTTTTAatatatgtacatatttttAATCCGACTTCAAGGGATTTGTGGCAGCTAGAGAGAATATTGGCACAATGAAGTGTACAAGACAGGGAAAttgtctttaaaacagcataCGTCGTACATACAGGACACATCCATCTCGAGTTTCTTCCTATTTAAACCCCCACAGGGCAGTTTATACTTGTAACATATAACTTCTGTTGAAAAAGGAATCAACAGGtaagaaaagtgtttttcaaaGCGCCTCGCTCCGGCAAAGATGTTTTATGGCTTCACTGCACAGTTCTCACCAACTGATTTCGGACTCATCTTGTGATGTTCAATCATTAAGCGACAAAAACCAGTATTCAAATGCCTTAGTTTGAGAAGAAAACTGTTTGTATCACCTTGTTTTTGTACTGAGAATATTGACCTTAACATTTTATTCAGATTAATGTCAGTTGTTAAAAAATGTTcgactttcatgttttcttaaataaattagaaaaaaaaatgattaaaattgTTGACTTCTCTTTTTGCTGTGTCCTTTGAAACAATACTAAATGTCAATGTAGAGAAAACATATTGCAGTATTTGTCTGAcaaatgaaaagatgaattCACAAAGAATTGAATCCACGTTTTCTCAGTTCTAAACACGCTGGAGTTTTACTGCTGCAGCCTCATGGTGTGGTGTGATCACACAGGTCACAGTGGCTGGGAAATAACCCTAGTGATTGATTCCTAAATTGTAGGAATTGTGGTTTACTTTATAAGATAAGAAGTCCTTATTAGTCAGGCAATCAGGAATTTGCaatgtcacagcagcagaagacatcATATAAGTAGCATGCAGTACTTGGGTGAAGGtataaaaagaaatagaaatatacaacaatatatagaaaagaatataaatgtaattaaactgGTATTTACACTGTAAAGAAATATGTGtcagaatatgtacagtgaatggATTGCACCTTACGGTTTGTATTGCacagaatttctttttttaaatgaatatacaGGGATTATTGCACAGTTGAGAAATGTAAAAGTGACAGTCCATAGGGGGGGGAGTGTCGGCGCCTGCGGAAATCCACCACCAGTTCTTTGGTTTTCCACCAATCCACAAACTCCTGCGTCAGTCCTTTGTATTCCCTGTCGTCCTCGTCAGTGATGAGGTCTACAATCGGACAGTCATCAGACAACTTCTGCTGGTGACAGGAGGGGGAGTGGTAGGGGTGAagtctttatatttacatcaggagcaggtcctctctacggaagCCGCCATGTATTTAACAGTAACTCAAACTGGttaaactaaacaccttttgactttttatgacaactgaaacacacacacacactgctggagTAGTTGCGGATTTCCAGTCCAGTTGTAGCTGattactttaaattaaaaagttacAGAAGCTCTGAGGCTCTGTTTCTTAATGTGGACTCAGTGTGTTGATTTATGGATTGAGCTCTTTGATActttcacattatttatttagcatCTAGACCTGCTGacctctcactctcttctttGTTTGAGGCAGGTTGGCGACCTTTGGGGACTAGTCGGGGGATGCACACTGCTTTGCATGCAGTGGGGTAGGCCTGAAGGGAGgtgctcatccagaatgcagcagctccactggtcttCAATCTACTGAAGTTCTCTCACACTACACTGCTCCTcatttggataaaagcgtccgcTAAATGATACGTGATGAAATGGTTCTTGAACAGCGTTGTTGTTTGATCTTGACGTGTGTCCTCCTGGTGGTGTCTATTGAGGTTTGCTGTAGAATCTCCCCGTGGTAAGTCAGTAGTAGTCTTGAAGTCTTTGGCTTTTACTTATAGTCGTCTGATAGTTTTTCCCCTTTTCAGGACCTCCATTCCAGTCCTCCCATTgataaatatagatttaattGTGAACTGAATGCACGTCTCCCACTGTTCTTAAATCCCCAATATTTGACTGTGTCCCTACACACTGGGGTCACTGGGATCTAGTACGACCCATACGCTGTTTTAAAGATAGATATGTCGAAACAGTGGTTGGTgacataaagataaaaacaaacatttggatGGATATTAATTGGAGTATCACTAAATGTTTCTGAATGTACTGAGcaaaaatacagatttatgAAGCATTAGCAAATGTTTTAATAACCATGAGGTTTTTAAACTTGCACATGTGGTATGATTTTTGCAAACTTAACAGTATGTTTATGGTTTACACAACAAACACTAAACTTATAGTTGTCAGAATATCTTTTATAGTATCAATGCACAATAACAATGTCGTAAAGAATGAAGAGGGTAAAAAGACAATCACAATGTATACATTTATAGAATCTATTTTGAGGAATAAAAAGCATTTACAAAGtctttttaaaaaataacatttgtgggtttataaaaaaattcaaccagCTACAAGGTCGTGGGAAGAGGGACGACTACATACATTCAGTAGTAAAAGACGAGAAAAGAATACAGACATCAAATTCACGTATCAGTGGAATAACTTTATCCATCACTTTGACACAGGAATGTTTAGCAGGTGAGGATCTGTTTGACTCAGAAGGTGTAAATCCTCTACTCCCTGTCCCACTATTTGTTTACAATAACAGGGAGCAACCACATGGttagaaataagaaatacagGAACAATAAGTCAAAAACATCAGTAGCATAAATTTCCACCCCAAAAAAGTAGACAGTCTCCATCACACTGAAACTGTGAAGATTATAAAACTTTTTGGAATGGCTGTGAATCTCAACCTGGTTTTAGAGTCCTGAGGGACACGTGGACAGCATTAAGTTTGTCTGTGGTGTTTGAATACGTCCTGAATAGGACACCTGtaaccacttgtgatcggatctcacttcTCCCCTCCTTATGCAAATAATCAGAGAAAtccaaattagtttttttcagtctgagtttacagacgTGCTtgttatcactgtgtgtgtgtctggggagATGGGGAAAGAGAATGGGCTGCATGAGTTGATGGTTGGTTGTAAGAAGAAAGATTTTACCCTGGTCAATTGTATATAAATCATTGTGTGATGGTTCAGTGTTTAGATTGTGGCTTTAAAAGCACAGGAATATGTTTGATTCATGGTGAAA is a window encoding:
- the tox4a gene encoding TOX high mobility group box family member 4; translation: MDINFYSDLSDGCAQNVDTEFLDSQGYGGYSEDNKFAEGNDSYLTISGAGHPFLSAEQTYHTPSLGDEVFEIPPISLDPDPALGISEFELTDGSDGAGGPSGSRSLVSNLVVEANDPSFASTFVNSGSQGLEQLNLGGMGQVGVGGLLSSSALELGNSGGSHFSSSSPMTIDVQLGDIAHGLLGSHLTTINQSELALGLGENIGHHSERPEQPLSATPSPAGSLQDEDMDDFKRSVLVDSPMCLSSSSVLSHMSSHSALTSSMSLAKGRRGGGKPTTLASMSVALGVKKGRKKKDPNEPQKPVSAYALFFRDTQAAIKGQNPNASFGEVSKIVASMWDSLAEEQKQVYKRKTEAAKRDYLKALAAYKANQLSQPAIEDMETSPSPPSPAIRTTPTASPSAGHQPMRPANSNLEENTITNICASNIILDVPERATRSRTGANKALSPAAAPPPAQTVTKIIIPKHILQAGGHVVTMLPGGLRTLQPTMVVSSGSRQPPPLQQMQNAPPPPRLQQMAPAPPPLQAKPREGNALTGVPVSVTATPPPPLQIKIVPASLQGKETLPIIVPNIVSASSAVTSSSHSAPVVSVQVVNSADVSVSPDEEEVTEVLPSEEDEMEVNGSIGAASMNSRCMRVGCNNPAVESDDWDREYCSNECLATHCREIFNAWFSIRNHNMGTVK